A DNA window from Caulobacter mirabilis contains the following coding sequences:
- a CDS encoding SPFH domain-containing protein yields the protein MAEHASINRTVERVGGGMNGGLILLVLLVILAAGVWAVPHVGEPGGTPLGVAGIVTVVLAAFGLAGFYTLQPNEGAAITLFGNYKGTDRVTGLRWVLPWYGRKKISLRVRNVTSETLKVNDKRGNPIEIAANVVWRVADSAQALFDVDDYAAFINIQIETALREVARHYSYDHAEDDEPTLRADAEIVGERLKEDLQTRVAVAGIAIDETHLMHLAYAPEIAGAMLKRQQAEAVLAARQKIVAGAVTMVESALQQLSERSVVELDEERKAAMVSNLLVVLCADREAQPVVNTGTLYG from the coding sequence ATGGCCGAACACGCAAGCATCAACCGCACCGTCGAACGCGTCGGCGGGGGCATGAACGGCGGGCTGATCCTGCTCGTACTGCTGGTGATCCTGGCCGCCGGGGTCTGGGCTGTTCCCCATGTCGGCGAGCCGGGCGGCACGCCGCTGGGCGTGGCGGGCATCGTGACCGTCGTCCTCGCCGCCTTCGGGCTGGCCGGATTCTACACGCTGCAGCCCAACGAGGGCGCGGCCATCACGCTGTTCGGCAACTACAAGGGCACCGACCGCGTCACCGGCCTGCGCTGGGTGCTGCCCTGGTACGGCCGCAAGAAGATCAGCCTGCGGGTCCGCAACGTCACCAGCGAGACGCTGAAAGTGAACGACAAGCGCGGCAATCCGATCGAAATCGCCGCCAACGTCGTCTGGCGGGTCGCCGACTCGGCCCAGGCCCTGTTCGACGTCGACGACTACGCCGCCTTCATCAATATCCAGATCGAGACCGCCCTGCGCGAGGTCGCCCGGCACTACAGCTACGACCACGCCGAGGACGACGAGCCGACCTTGCGCGCCGACGCCGAGATCGTCGGCGAGCGGCTGAAGGAGGACCTCCAGACCCGCGTCGCCGTGGCCGGCATCGCCATCGACGAGACCCATCTGATGCACCTGGCCTACGCGCCGGAAATCGCGGGCGCCATGCTCAAGCGCCAGCAGGCCGAGGCGGTCCTGGCCGCGCGCCAGAAGATCGTCGCCGGCGCCGTGACCATGGTGGAGAGCGCCCTGCAGCAGCTGAGCGAGCGCAGCGTCGTCGAGCTCGACGAGGAGCGGAAGGCCGCGATGGTCTCCAACCTGCTGGTCGTGCTCTGCGCCGACCGCGAGGCGCAGCCCGTGGTCAACACCGGCACGCTCTACGGGTGA
- a CDS encoding glycosyltransferase, with protein sequence MARILFATWEGGGHVQPMLMVAAGLQARGHDVLVLSDACNAPDADAFTLPFRAWRAAPSRTDKSRDSDLLRDWEATTPLEGIQRLCDRLMIGPAARYAQDVRETLQTFPADLIVSQELLFGVMIAAEAANIPLALFAANIWSLPTLPGVPPFGAGMAAPQSDADIEMQAGLRGVLIQLFDMALPGLNAARAGLGLAALPTLFDQTRVARKILLGASQAFDFAPDALAEPFLYVGPYLSDPIGVADWTSPWSADDPRPLVVVTSSTLYEAQEDILARIIAALKAMDLRAVVTLGPAVDPDDFTGSENVHIVRSAPHGLLFDQAEAVVSHGGHGSVLRPLMAGKPQLVIPAVRDQRDNAIRLVSREAGLMLERSAEPEAIRDAVDQLLKSPRLKASARNLGQSVAADAAGRSAEDAIEALL encoded by the coding sequence ATGGCCCGAATTCTGTTCGCCACCTGGGAAGGCGGCGGTCACGTCCAGCCGATGCTGATGGTCGCTGCGGGCCTCCAGGCTCGCGGGCACGATGTCCTGGTGCTCAGCGACGCCTGCAACGCCCCCGACGCCGACGCCTTCACCCTTCCCTTCCGGGCCTGGCGCGCCGCGCCGTCGAGAACCGACAAGTCCCGCGACAGCGACCTGCTGCGCGACTGGGAGGCGACAACCCCGCTGGAGGGGATTCAGCGGCTCTGCGATCGCCTGATGATCGGCCCGGCCGCCCGCTACGCCCAGGACGTGCGCGAAACGCTGCAGACCTTCCCCGCCGACCTGATCGTCAGCCAGGAACTGCTGTTCGGGGTCATGATCGCGGCGGAGGCGGCGAACATTCCGCTGGCGCTGTTCGCGGCCAACATCTGGTCCCTGCCCACCCTTCCCGGCGTACCGCCGTTCGGCGCCGGCATGGCCGCACCGCAGAGCGACGCCGACATCGAGATGCAGGCGGGATTGCGCGGCGTCCTGATCCAGCTGTTCGACATGGCGTTGCCGGGGCTGAACGCGGCCCGCGCCGGCCTCGGCCTGGCCGCCCTGCCGACCCTGTTCGATCAGACCCGCGTCGCACGGAAGATCCTGCTGGGCGCCAGTCAGGCGTTCGACTTCGCGCCGGACGCCTTGGCCGAGCCGTTCCTCTATGTCGGCCCCTATCTGAGCGACCCGATCGGCGTGGCCGACTGGACCTCGCCCTGGAGCGCCGACGACCCGCGGCCGCTCGTCGTCGTGACCTCCTCGACCCTCTACGAGGCGCAGGAGGACATTCTGGCGCGCATCATCGCCGCCCTGAAGGCGATGGACCTCCGGGCCGTGGTCACCTTGGGACCCGCGGTGGATCCGGACGACTTCACGGGCTCCGAAAACGTCCACATCGTCCGCAGCGCGCCGCACGGCCTGCTGTTCGACCAGGCCGAAGCCGTGGTCAGCCACGGCGGTCACGGTTCGGTGCTGCGCCCGCTGATGGCGGGCAAGCCGCAGTTGGTCATCCCCGCCGTCCGCGACCAGCGCGACAACGCCATCCGGCTCGTCAGCCGCGAGGCTGGGCTGATGCTCGAGCGTTCCGCTGAACCGGAGGCGATCCGCGATGCGGTCGATCAGCTGCTGAAGAGCCCCCGGCTCAAGGCCTCGGCCCGGAATCTCGGCCAGTCCGTGGCCGCCGACGCCGCCGGCCGATCGGCCGAGGACGCGATCGAAGCCCTGCTCTAG
- a CDS encoding phosphatase PAP2 family protein, whose product MSELSSVRTGASAWTDKAYLRAVWSEIAKDRLIYLAIALHVLGAAILAWTLGAPEKLVFFAYLGVWLPGVAAVLALYLLAVEAPPCLMAGKGRRIAHLRLRAPDVLNPRVPAALCLILALILLHGSFTAVKNMLADLSPFQWDQALAMADKALHGGRDPWLWLQPLLGHHWVTRILQLIYTLGWVTALCVFTTLLALSRRLEHLRIRFFVTYVLCWVLIGNLMAGLFLSAGPVYYGEVTGDLVRFGAQEQYLGFSKGMAYSSFDLQHMLWTLHEQGRTQLGTGISAFPSLHVSMATLFALTAWAIDRRWGWLATAFLVITMAGSVHLGWHYALDGYVAVLATVAIWFGVGGLERRLAR is encoded by the coding sequence TTGAGCGAGCTATCCTCAGTCCGGACGGGGGCGTCGGCCTGGACCGACAAGGCCTACCTGCGCGCGGTCTGGTCGGAGATCGCCAAGGATCGGCTGATCTATCTCGCCATAGCGTTGCATGTCCTGGGAGCCGCCATCCTGGCCTGGACGCTCGGCGCGCCGGAAAAGCTGGTGTTCTTCGCCTATCTCGGGGTGTGGCTGCCCGGCGTGGCGGCCGTGCTGGCGTTGTATCTGCTGGCGGTGGAGGCGCCGCCCTGCCTGATGGCGGGGAAGGGGCGCAGGATCGCCCACCTGCGCCTGCGGGCGCCCGACGTGCTCAATCCGCGGGTCCCGGCGGCCCTGTGCCTGATCCTGGCGCTGATCCTGCTCCATGGCTCGTTCACCGCCGTGAAGAACATGCTGGCCGACCTCAGTCCCTTCCAGTGGGACCAAGCCCTGGCGATGGCCGACAAGGCTCTGCACGGCGGGCGGGATCCCTGGCTCTGGCTCCAGCCGCTGCTCGGCCACCATTGGGTCACCCGGATTCTGCAGCTGATCTACACCCTGGGCTGGGTCACGGCGCTCTGCGTCTTCACCACCCTGCTGGCCCTCTCGCGGCGGTTGGAGCATCTGCGCATCCGGTTCTTCGTCACCTATGTGCTGTGCTGGGTGCTGATCGGGAATCTGATGGCGGGGCTCTTCCTGTCGGCCGGGCCGGTCTACTACGGCGAGGTGACCGGCGACCTGGTCCGTTTCGGCGCGCAGGAGCAGTATCTCGGCTTCAGCAAGGGCATGGCCTACTCCAGCTTCGACCTGCAGCACATGCTGTGGACCCTGCATGAGCAGGGCAGGACCCAACTGGGCACCGGCATTTCGGCCTTCCCGAGCCTCCACGTCTCCATGGCGACGCTGTTCGCCCTGACCGCCTGGGCGATCGACCGGCGCTGGGGCTGGCTGGCCACGGCGTTTCTCGTGATCACCATGGCCGGCTCGGTGCATCTGGGCTGGCACTACGCCCTGGACGGCTATGTGGCCGTCCTCGCCACCGTCGCCATCTGGTTCGGCGTCGGAGGGCTGGAGCGACGGCTGGCCCGCTAG
- a CDS encoding HU family DNA-binding protein, whose protein sequence is MTKAELVAAIADGAGLTKTQAAAALQAFTDAVTGSLKKGDDVRLVGFGTFKAVSRAAGTARNPRTGATVARPASKTARFQVGEGLKSALNG, encoded by the coding sequence ATGACCAAGGCCGAACTGGTCGCCGCCATCGCCGATGGCGCCGGTCTCACCAAGACGCAGGCTGCTGCGGCTCTGCAGGCCTTCACCGATGCTGTGACCGGCTCGCTGAAGAAGGGCGACGACGTCCGCCTGGTCGGCTTCGGCACCTTCAAGGCGGTCAGCCGCGCCGCCGGCACCGCGCGCAACCCGCGCACCGGCGCGACCGTCGCTCGTCCGGCGTCGAAGACCGCCCGCTTCCAGGTCGGCGAAGGCCTGAAGTCGGCCCTGAACGGCTGA